From the genome of Prochlorococcus marinus XMU1419, one region includes:
- a CDS encoding DUF1651 domain-containing protein produces the protein MEKFTLINKDRSRIKVFEPFEDVSKPSPSIDAMMISYGCVYKRSSKPVMKGSRVETVEAARKEYAELLKEGWKKTSIFNSYF, from the coding sequence ATGGAGAAATTCACCCTGATAAATAAAGATAGATCCAGAATCAAGGTATTTGAACCATTTGAAGATGTATCTAAACCATCCCCTTCGATAGATGCAATGATGATTTCCTACGGATGCGTTTATAAACGATCAAGTAAACCAGTAATGAAAGGTAGCAGGGTAGAAACTGTTGAAGCTGCAAGAAAAGAATATGCAGAATTATTGAAAGAAGGTTGGAAGAAAACTTCTATATTTAATAGCTATTTTTAA
- a CDS encoding amino acid ABC transporter permease, with amino-acid sequence MNNINPNLNPNLNPNLFKKIKNSLLAKSKYNFCNFIFFLISIFLIFKILTSIFINFNWEVVTSNLNLYVFGSFPIDQQWRPILWFFILLSITFITIYGPKWNWIRKNLIFGWIGTVPLGIYLLYGGLGLNPVMTRHWGGLTLTILITSCSILFSLPIGILLALCRRSSIFLIQKSSSFYIDVMRAVPLISVLFFGQLLIPLFLPVGLEIDRVWRAVIAFTFFVSAYIAEDIKGGLQSIPKNQIEAAKSLGLNKYQINIYILIPQALRVALPAITNQLIGLFQNTSLMSILGLMELLGVSRSILANPEFIGQYIEVYIWLASVYWLFCTIMAFVSKKLEQKMTINKGY; translated from the coding sequence ATGAATAATATAAATCCAAATTTAAATCCAAATTTAAATCCAAATTTATTTAAAAAAATTAAAAATTCTTTATTAGCAAAATCAAAATATAATTTCTGCAATTTTATATTTTTTCTGATTTCAATTTTTTTAATTTTTAAAATTTTAACTTCGATATTTATAAATTTTAATTGGGAAGTCGTAACATCAAATCTTAATTTATATGTATTTGGGAGCTTTCCAATCGATCAGCAATGGAGACCTATTCTTTGGTTCTTCATTCTTTTATCTATTACATTTATTACAATTTATGGGCCTAAATGGAATTGGATTCGTAAAAATTTAATTTTTGGATGGATTGGAACAGTACCATTAGGAATTTATTTGCTTTATGGGGGTTTGGGTTTAAATCCAGTAATGACACGTCATTGGGGTGGATTAACCCTAACAATTCTTATAACTTCTTGTAGTATTCTTTTCTCTTTACCAATTGGTATTTTATTAGCTCTTTGCAGAAGAAGTTCAATATTTTTAATTCAGAAGTCAAGTTCTTTTTATATTGATGTAATGAGAGCTGTTCCTCTTATCTCTGTACTTTTTTTTGGACAATTGTTAATACCTTTATTTTTACCTGTCGGTTTAGAAATAGATCGTGTCTGGAGGGCTGTAATAGCTTTTACTTTTTTTGTCTCAGCATATATAGCTGAAGATATTAAAGGAGGATTACAGTCGATACCTAAAAATCAGATAGAAGCTGCTAAAAGTCTTGGCTTAAACAAATATCAAATAAATATATACATTCTTATTCCACAAGCCTTAAGAGTTGCATTGCCAGCTATTACAAACCAGTTAATTGGGCTTTTTCAAAATACATCTTTAATGTCTATCTTAGGTTTAATGGAATTACTTGGTGTAAGTAGGAGTATTCTTGCCAATCCAGAATTCATAGGACAATATATTGAAGTATATATTTGGTTAGCTTCCGTCTATTGGCTTTTTTGCACAATTATGGCTTTTGTTTCAAAAAAACTTGAGCAAAAAATGACAATTAATAAAGGATATTAA
- a CDS encoding DUF411 domain-containing protein, protein MESNKSIFKRSLLNSLLFSGILIVNSFNPQESAAKNQENINIPKVLSYRSESCSCCKKWVNHLRDNGLEVVDNIVENISEIKQQYNVPNNLRSCHSAKIGNYTIEGHVPIESINKLFKEKPIISGIAVPGMPHGSPGMETHSHESHSHNYETYKVVSFSNNGNTKIFDQISP, encoded by the coding sequence ATGGAATCTAATAAATCAATTTTTAAAAGGAGTTTGCTTAACTCACTTTTATTTTCTGGTATTCTCATCGTAAATTCATTTAATCCTCAAGAAAGCGCTGCTAAAAATCAAGAAAATATAAATATCCCTAAAGTCCTTTCTTATAGATCAGAATCATGCAGTTGTTGCAAGAAATGGGTAAATCATTTACGAGATAATGGATTAGAAGTTGTTGATAACATTGTTGAAAATATCTCAGAAATTAAACAACAATATAATGTTCCCAATAATTTAAGATCCTGCCATTCTGCAAAAATAGGCAACTACACGATTGAAGGGCATGTTCCGATTGAATCAATTAACAAACTTTTTAAAGAGAAACCAATTATCTCTGGTATAGCCGTTCCTGGTATGCCGCATGGATCTCCTGGCATGGAAACACATTCTCATGAATCACACTCTCATAATTATGAAACTTATAAAGTAGTTTCATTTAGTAATAATGGCAATACAAAAATATTCGACCAAATTTCACCCTAG
- a CDS encoding tetratricopeptide repeat protein — protein MESRFKILGNNSSLVKRFLVSFLAALALPTVANANVDPKIAEICMKATDFQGCVQSMSGQTDKNSSKNSDFDKALNFFKEGASLEAIRSTNKFLGLNPDSKEGYVLSALINIYDLSKFDEALDDINIAIDIDNAYAYPYALKASVFYFDLGGSFSKSFKYLQAGLDLSPEDPHVNFIAGDIQFDNGFAVLGGDTFDLDKKPKNKKALSLKSFENAKKNFEKTLANINLDRYKNPLAESSYTLDATYTTTALLGDTNFELYFLYRDINERSKAKQVLEEALEHYSKAISIAPTQEEVEKLELDRDFDLISPADVYRARGEVYSWMNNKLKKACSDWKVAKKLGDEGARDNFRNFKC, from the coding sequence TTGGAAAGTCGATTTAAAATATTAGGGAATAACTCCTCTCTTGTGAAAAGATTTTTAGTTTCATTCTTAGCTGCACTCGCTCTTCCTACTGTTGCTAATGCAAATGTAGATCCCAAAATCGCTGAGATTTGTATGAAAGCGACTGATTTTCAGGGGTGTGTACAAAGTATGTCTGGTCAAACAGATAAAAATTCGTCTAAAAATTCTGATTTTGATAAGGCTTTAAACTTTTTTAAAGAAGGTGCTTCTTTAGAAGCAATAAGATCAACAAATAAGTTTCTTGGTCTAAATCCAGACTCTAAAGAAGGATACGTACTAAGTGCACTAATAAACATTTATGATTTATCAAAATTTGATGAAGCTTTAGATGATATAAATATTGCTATTGATATTGATAATGCATATGCTTACCCTTATGCATTAAAAGCATCAGTTTTTTATTTTGATTTGGGAGGGAGTTTTTCTAAATCATTCAAATACCTTCAAGCAGGTCTCGACCTTTCGCCTGAAGACCCTCATGTTAATTTTATTGCAGGTGATATTCAGTTTGATAATGGCTTCGCTGTTCTAGGAGGAGATACTTTTGACCTAGATAAGAAGCCCAAAAATAAAAAAGCTTTATCTTTAAAATCTTTTGAGAATGCAAAAAAGAATTTTGAAAAAACACTAGCCAATATAAACCTTGATAGATACAAAAATCCCTTAGCGGAGAGCTCTTATACTCTTGATGCAACTTATACAACCACAGCTCTTCTAGGAGATACTAATTTTGAATTATATTTTTTATATAGAGATATAAACGAAAGATCAAAAGCAAAACAAGTTTTAGAAGAAGCATTAGAGCATTATTCAAAAGCAATTTCTATAGCCCCTACACAAGAAGAAGTTGAAAAGTTGGAATTAGATAGGGATTTTGATTTGATTAGTCCTGCTGATGTTTATAGAGCTAGAGGTGAAGTATATAGCTGGATGAATAATAAGTTGAAGAAAGCTTGCAGTGATTGGAAGGTTGCTAAAAAACTTGGTGATGAGGGGGCTCGAGATAATTTCAGAAACTTTAAATGCTGA
- a CDS encoding MauE/DoxX family redox-associated membrane protein, protein MQLKSLKPLIVVFGTSLLITITLIKNFQVFMGISICLLAMLKIMDIEAFGISFKKYDLISSRFNQWIYIYPFCELLIGISFLLSAPPSSVILIAFILGIIGMASVFKAVYLDKLKLNCACVGGYAKTPLGIISFIENLLMTIMSGLILLR, encoded by the coding sequence ATGCAATTAAAGTCTCTTAAACCATTGATTGTAGTTTTTGGTACATCATTACTTATAACTATTACCTTGATTAAAAACTTCCAAGTTTTTATGGGAATATCAATATGTCTTTTAGCGATGCTGAAGATTATGGATATTGAAGCTTTTGGTATAAGTTTTAAAAAATATGATTTAATTTCTTCTCGGTTTAACCAGTGGATTTATATTTATCCTTTTTGCGAATTATTAATTGGTATTAGTTTTTTACTTTCTGCACCACCCTCTTCGGTCATTTTAATTGCTTTTATTCTAGGCATTATTGGAATGGCATCAGTATTCAAGGCAGTTTACTTAGATAAATTAAAATTAAATTGTGCATGCGTAGGTGGATATGCAAAAACCCCTTTAGGAATTATTAGTTTTATTGAAAATCTTTTAATGACAATCATGAGTGGTTTGATTCTACTTCGATAG
- a CDS encoding amino acid ABC transporter ATP-binding protein yields MKPILTAKNLTKSYAKGILALNKVSFTLDQGKVLVIMGPSGSGKSTLIRTINGLETFDKGELNVLGIKIRADSDERKIQKIRRRVGMVFQQFNLFPHLSILENITLAPIQVQKRNKQEAEEYGMYLLCQMGIESHAKKYPGQLSGGEQQRVAIARSLALKPELLLFDEPTSALDPERINEVLDAMRRLADQGMTMIVVTHEIKFAKEVSDQVLFIDSGKILEISSPEIFFSNARHERSRKFLNQIN; encoded by the coding sequence ATGAAGCCAATACTTACCGCTAAAAATCTCACCAAATCATATGCTAAAGGTATTCTTGCTCTTAATAAAGTTTCATTTACCCTGGATCAAGGCAAGGTTCTCGTAATTATGGGTCCATCGGGATCAGGGAAGAGCACACTTATTAGGACCATTAATGGTCTTGAAACTTTTGATAAAGGTGAATTAAATGTTTTAGGTATAAAAATTAGGGCAGATTCAGACGAAAGAAAAATTCAAAAAATTAGACGTAGAGTTGGGATGGTTTTCCAGCAATTTAATTTGTTTCCCCATTTATCAATTTTAGAAAATATAACACTTGCTCCGATTCAGGTTCAAAAACGTAATAAACAAGAAGCAGAAGAGTATGGGATGTATTTACTTTGTCAAATGGGAATAGAATCTCATGCAAAAAAGTACCCTGGTCAACTTAGTGGTGGAGAACAACAACGAGTTGCTATTGCACGATCTTTAGCCTTAAAACCTGAATTATTATTATTTGATGAACCCACTAGTGCATTGGATCCAGAGCGTATTAATGAAGTGCTTGATGCAATGAGAAGGCTAGCTGATCAAGGTATGACTATGATTGTGGTAACACATGAAATTAAATTTGCTAAGGAAGTAAGCGATCAGGTTTTATTTATAGATTCAGGAAAGATTTTAGAAATCTCTTCTCCAGAAATTTTCTTTTCAAACGCTAGACATGAAAGGAGTAGAAAGTTTCTAAATCAAATCAACTGA
- a CDS encoding AAA family ATPase, whose protein sequence is MDEFYFDIDEQQRLDNERYMASKRAIQESTNTDDPSSFGFSDLLNNLLLAIEYQKHDEEMTLRSIIKSQFKLQDSKLDAKLFNLLIDKSIPKTETTDDSVDLETVEPLTYLMDGWLLEGDISLSYGSYGSGKTTHALYKAINFARGTNILDRDTPCKKGKSLFICTDGGVNTFKKSMFDLAIPEDSPLFKKGKNKKIFVWGYEQKQGQKPWAANINGIVKLKRFIEKNQINYVVIDSAKSVSSRGGWSYIDNESTRLFLQYLREIIAQPNKAHIEILSHDGTAKGAHAGAKSWAEEPSMVMHLKAKKDEDTNETIGVTAEFKKDRAATIDPRRTITYKLVDAEMELIEQRDIVGSCEDVIIEILGDFYKMGITSVSRKEIIDTAYRTASAKRKTVDNTLGIMVNKRKLKRLQKGKYGLVDSEIQKIENSSR, encoded by the coding sequence ATGGATGAGTTCTACTTTGATATTGATGAACAACAGAGGTTAGACAATGAAAGATATATGGCTAGTAAAAGGGCTATCCAAGAAAGCACCAATACTGATGATCCATCTAGCTTTGGTTTTTCTGATTTATTAAATAATTTACTTCTAGCTATTGAATATCAAAAGCATGATGAAGAGATGACTTTAAGATCAATTATTAAAAGTCAATTCAAACTGCAAGATTCAAAATTAGATGCAAAATTATTTAATTTATTGATTGATAAATCTATCCCTAAAACTGAAACTACAGATGATTCTGTTGATCTTGAAACTGTAGAACCTCTTACCTATTTAATGGATGGGTGGCTTTTAGAGGGAGATATATCTCTTAGTTATGGTTCTTATGGTTCTGGTAAAACAACCCATGCTTTATATAAGGCTATTAACTTCGCTAGAGGAACAAACATTTTAGATAGAGATACACCTTGTAAAAAAGGAAAGTCTCTATTTATATGTACTGATGGCGGTGTAAATACATTTAAAAAATCAATGTTTGATTTAGCCATTCCTGAAGATAGTCCTTTATTTAAAAAAGGTAAAAATAAGAAAATATTTGTATGGGGTTATGAACAGAAACAGGGTCAAAAACCTTGGGCAGCAAATATAAATGGAATCGTTAAATTAAAGAGGTTTATTGAAAAAAATCAAATAAATTATGTGGTTATTGATAGTGCAAAAAGTGTTAGTTCCAGAGGTGGTTGGTCTTATATAGATAATGAATCAACTAGGCTGTTTTTACAGTATTTAAGGGAAATAATTGCACAACCTAATAAGGCTCATATAGAGATTCTTAGCCATGATGGTACTGCTAAAGGTGCTCATGCAGGGGCTAAAAGTTGGGCGGAAGAGCCGTCAATGGTAATGCACCTGAAGGCAAAAAAAGATGAAGATACAAATGAAACTATCGGTGTTACTGCTGAATTTAAAAAGGATAGAGCAGCAACAATAGACCCTAGAAGAACCATTACATATAAATTAGTTGATGCTGAAATGGAGCTAATAGAACAGAGAGATATAGTCGGTAGCTGTGAAGATGTAATTATCGAAATTTTGGGTGATTTTTATAAAATGGGAATCACTAGTGTAAGTAGAAAAGAGATTATAGATACTGCTTATAGGACTGCTTCAGCTAAACGTAAAACTGTTGATAATACTCTCGGAATAATGGTCAATAAAAGAAAACTTAAAAGGCTGCAAAAAGGTAAATATGGTTTAGTTGATAGCGAGATACAAAAGATAGAGAACAGTTCCCGATAA
- a CDS encoding tetratricopeptide repeat-containing sulfotransferase family protein, whose translation MKGFKESEVNKMDRDKKQHPKNNNKALFQNALTLQKKGELEEASKIYHQLIKNKFLEEKVFLNYATICQQQNKFNDAILLLKNAIKINPKNFIPFFKMGFILNNRGRFYEAYPFAKKAIDLNPSLWEGYHNLIKILISLNKPKDAAIIAEKARNMFSNNHLFDGLLGDIYKDIGDFEEAKKNYNKAINKAPSDDETLYSYADFLVGIGRKEESINYLKKILNINPKHSISYYLLSTIVSPEKDQNLVNIILNTKITNFNTIYDKYTILFSKANIFHKKRNFEKSSELLKQANDFKLLDRPSNIERVIKYSELIKEKTNLDKSFDIPKFNFLRDIFIVGLPRSGSTLVESILGMNQDVYNLGENSILINALKESEESNYSNIDQLYFKFSQNFSKKKITTNKMLGNFMHIPHIVSKLEHSKIIYTFRNPLDNILSMYRAKFTGAGNEYSSSLIDTANYYVHHFKMMSFYREKYKNHIYFLNYDKLVNDPETQIKKILDWLGISWSNNYLNHHKSEQGFFTASNVEVRSPINNKSVGGWKNYSKLMREPLEFFQLNNFALDSFEKYS comes from the coding sequence ATGAAGGGTTTTAAAGAATCAGAAGTTAATAAAATGGATCGGGATAAAAAACAACACCCAAAAAACAATAATAAAGCTCTTTTTCAAAATGCATTAACTTTGCAAAAAAAAGGTGAGCTTGAGGAAGCCTCAAAAATTTACCATCAACTTATAAAAAATAAATTTCTTGAAGAGAAAGTATTTTTGAACTATGCAACAATTTGCCAACAACAAAACAAATTTAATGATGCCATACTTTTGCTGAAAAATGCTATCAAAATTAACCCTAAAAATTTTATCCCTTTTTTTAAAATGGGATTTATTTTAAATAACCGGGGAAGGTTTTATGAAGCATATCCTTTTGCTAAAAAAGCAATAGATTTGAACCCAAGTCTTTGGGAAGGTTATCATAATTTAATCAAAATCTTAATAAGTTTAAATAAACCTAAGGATGCTGCGATAATTGCAGAAAAAGCAAGAAATATGTTTTCAAATAATCATTTATTTGATGGTTTGTTGGGTGATATCTATAAGGATATTGGGGATTTTGAAGAGGCAAAAAAAAATTATAATAAAGCAATTAACAAAGCTCCTTCTGATGATGAGACTTTATATAGTTACGCAGATTTTTTAGTGGGTATTGGAAGAAAAGAAGAAAGCATAAATTACCTTAAGAAAATTTTAAATATAAATCCTAAGCATTCAATTTCTTATTATCTTTTGTCTACTATTGTAAGTCCTGAAAAAGATCAAAATTTAGTAAATATAATCTTAAATACAAAAATTACTAATTTCAATACTATTTATGATAAGTATACTATTCTTTTTTCTAAAGCAAATATTTTTCATAAGAAAAGGAATTTTGAAAAAAGTTCCGAATTATTAAAGCAAGCTAATGATTTCAAACTCTTAGATAGACCTTCGAACATAGAAAGGGTCATAAAATATTCAGAGTTAATTAAAGAAAAAACAAATTTAGATAAATCATTTGACATCCCTAAATTTAATTTTTTAAGAGATATCTTTATAGTTGGACTTCCCAGGTCAGGATCTACCTTAGTTGAATCAATATTAGGAATGAATCAGGATGTTTATAACTTAGGAGAAAATTCTATTTTAATTAATGCTCTGAAAGAATCTGAGGAGTCAAATTACTCTAATATTGATCAACTTTATTTTAAATTTAGTCAAAATTTTTCCAAAAAAAAAATAACCACAAATAAGATGCTCGGAAACTTTATGCACATCCCGCACATTGTTTCCAAGCTAGAACATTCCAAAATAATTTATACATTTAGAAACCCTTTAGATAATATTTTATCCATGTATAGAGCAAAGTTTACAGGTGCTGGTAATGAATATTCCTCATCATTAATCGATACAGCTAACTATTACGTTCATCATTTTAAAATGATGAGTTTTTATAGAGAAAAATATAAAAATCATATCTATTTTTTGAATTACGATAAGCTCGTTAATGATCCTGAGACACAAATTAAAAAGATATTGGATTGGTTAGGTATTAGTTGGAGTAACAATTATTTAAATCACCATAAAAGTGAGCAAGGTTTTTTTACTGCAAGTAATGTTGAAGTAAGGTCACCAATCAATAATAAATCTGTTGGAGGATGGAAAAATTATTCAAAATTAATGAGAGAGCCATTGGAGTTTTTTCAACTAAATAATTTTGCATTGGATTCTTTCGAAAAATATTCTTGA
- a CDS encoding integrase, producing the protein MSEKWISNFRTALKSKCGKNWTVYNSRGIVRLQVGKRPNEETLSTAYKWSEDTWIDALNRITTINQIFTESKGKIDLKTAYAISSSASSILELDWPDALNSYRSFKTNVSEKTWKSKHLPVLHIALTLLNKKKKPKNAEELSNLALSKWTKGTTQRRHMRIALNSFLNYVVQRQDFPSKWLPPVMSDDEAVTTTKRIGYPLSDSQILRLVDSVKNPRWKFALQLMATYGLRPNDLKHLHTRNNGNELWSDYRKSQGGKKGLTTQPRQLFPLFVEDIDGSKNNWNLMKKIHIKEELPTINDKGGAGQAVGRFLRDNKVWQQLKKEAEDERQQLTPYSFRHRYAYVGHNRQKDDGTYRAPKQIADAMGHSLDVHLSSYSRFMTKELAKNFDQETVKVS; encoded by the coding sequence ATGTCAGAAAAATGGATTAGCAACTTTAGAACAGCACTAAAGAGTAAATGCGGTAAAAACTGGACTGTTTACAACTCCAGAGGAATCGTAAGGCTACAAGTTGGGAAAAGACCAAATGAAGAAACTTTATCTACTGCTTATAAATGGTCAGAAGATACTTGGATAGATGCCCTAAACAGGATTACAACTATTAATCAGATATTTACAGAATCAAAAGGAAAAATTGATTTAAAAACAGCCTATGCAATTTCATCTAGTGCTAGTTCAATTCTGGAACTTGATTGGCCTGATGCTTTAAACAGCTATAGATCATTTAAAACTAATGTTTCTGAAAAAACTTGGAAGTCTAAGCATTTACCTGTTTTACATATTGCATTGACTTTATTGAACAAAAAAAAGAAACCAAAGAACGCAGAAGAATTATCTAATCTTGCTTTATCTAAATGGACTAAGGGCACTACTCAAAGAAGGCATATGAGAATAGCTCTAAATAGCTTTTTAAATTATGTAGTCCAAAGACAGGACTTCCCTTCTAAATGGCTACCGCCTGTAATGTCAGATGATGAAGCAGTTACAACTACTAAGCGTATAGGTTATCCATTGTCAGATAGTCAGATTCTTAGATTAGTTGATTCAGTAAAGAATCCCAGATGGAAGTTTGCTCTACAACTTATGGCTACTTATGGACTTAGACCAAACGATCTAAAACACCTTCATACAAGAAATAATGGTAATGAATTATGGTCTGATTATCGTAAATCTCAGGGCGGTAAAAAAGGTTTAACAACACAACCAAGACAGTTATTTCCTTTATTTGTAGAAGATATAGATGGAAGCAAAAATAATTGGAATTTAATGAAAAAAATCCATATAAAAGAAGAATTACCAACGATTAATGACAAGGGCGGTGCAGGTCAGGCTGTAGGTCGATTCCTTAGAGATAACAAAGTATGGCAACAACTAAAAAAAGAAGCAGAAGATGAAAGACAACAGCTAACTCCTTACAGTTTTAGACATAGATATGCTTATGTCGGTCATAACAGACAAAAAGATGATGGTACTTATAGAGCACCTAAACAAATAGCTGATGCTATGGGTCATTCTTTAGATGTTCACTTGAGTTCTTATTCCAGATTTATGACTAAGGAACTTGCTAAGAACTTTGACCAAGAAACAGTAAAGGTAAGTTAA
- a CDS encoding DUF3721 domain-containing protein, translating into MKGTFSTRKEAKKKSLELGCVGTHKNQDKWLPCENEKELHRYLRM; encoded by the coding sequence ATGAAAGGTACATTTTCCACGAGGAAAGAAGCCAAAAAAAAATCATTAGAACTTGGTTGCGTTGGGACACATAAAAATCAAGATAAATGGCTTCCTTGTGAGAATGAAAAAGAATTACATAGATACCTAAGAATGTAA
- a CDS encoding phage major capsid protein, giving the protein MKKVLDKKLVHRFVDLIDETSDSQTDQLTFSFSSETPVNRGHYSEVLDHDVNSVDLSRLRNSAPFLFNHDMNKPIGRVVNAWIEDRKGRATIEWGTSDLAQQLRKDTEIGVLRNISVGYTVEKTEEDEDGNMRAVIWQPHELSLVTVPADTNVGIDRSLLPPTSKPLNERIMPEHQINSADYLYESKPDEYERAAKDFSIVKAMQASVSGNWSEAGKEREIQQELSHRNGRTSQGIFVPHENWKTRDYVKGTASAGGNLVATMQMPDNFVDVLRAKSVALELGATVLPGLIGDVSIPTRTAGATAYFVAESGSVTESTGTFGTISMSPKVMGAYSKFSHLMKLQATPEIEGLIRDDFISTLATKLDSVALNGGGSNEPDGILQTTGIGSVAIGTNGGAITLDKVLDLKQTVAVDNADVANCAFVTNTAVENALSKLKDGNSAYHLNPYAGAVGEQQLANRSFMVTNNVPSNLTKGSSSGVCSAMIYGNFSDLLIGIFGEVEILVDPYSAMQTGVTAVRILQAVDIKVRHAESFGAIQDITT; this is encoded by the coding sequence ATGAAGAAAGTACTAGACAAAAAACTAGTTCACAGATTTGTAGATTTGATTGATGAGACATCTGACTCCCAGACCGATCAACTAACTTTTAGTTTTTCTTCTGAGACTCCTGTTAATCGAGGTCATTACTCAGAAGTATTAGACCATGACGTTAACTCTGTTGATCTATCAAGACTTAGAAATTCTGCACCTTTCTTGTTTAACCATGATATGAACAAACCCATTGGGCGAGTTGTTAATGCGTGGATAGAAGACAGAAAAGGTCGAGCCACTATCGAGTGGGGAACTAGCGATTTAGCCCAACAACTACGCAAAGATACTGAAATCGGTGTTTTGCGAAATATCAGCGTTGGTTACACAGTTGAAAAAACTGAAGAAGACGAAGACGGAAACATGAGAGCCGTTATCTGGCAGCCTCATGAATTGTCATTAGTGACAGTTCCCGCAGATACAAACGTAGGAATAGACAGAAGTTTATTACCGCCAACAAGTAAACCTTTAAACGAAAGAATTATGCCTGAGCATCAAATCAATTCTGCTGACTACTTATATGAGTCAAAACCTGATGAGTACGAAAGAGCAGCTAAAGACTTTTCAATAGTAAAAGCAATGCAAGCATCTGTTTCTGGTAACTGGTCAGAAGCAGGTAAAGAAAGAGAAATCCAACAGGAATTAAGCCACAGAAACGGCAGAACTTCTCAAGGTATCTTTGTTCCTCATGAGAACTGGAAAACTAGAGATTACGTCAAAGGCACAGCTTCAGCAGGTGGAAACTTAGTCGCCACTATGCAAATGCCCGATAACTTTGTAGATGTTCTTAGAGCTAAGTCAGTAGCACTTGAATTAGGTGCAACAGTTTTGCCTGGACTAATTGGTGATGTTTCTATTCCTACTAGAACAGCAGGGGCAACAGCTTATTTCGTAGCTGAATCTGGCTCGGTTACTGAATCAACAGGAACATTCGGAACTATCTCAATGTCTCCAAAAGTAATGGGTGCATATTCTAAGTTCAGTCACTTAATGAAGTTGCAAGCTACCCCAGAAATAGAAGGATTAATTAGAGATGACTTTATTTCTACACTTGCTACAAAACTAGATTCAGTTGCACTTAATGGTGGTGGTTCTAATGAACCTGATGGCATCCTACAAACTACAGGTATCGGCTCTGTAGCTATAGGAACTAATGGTGGAGCGATCACACTTGATAAGGTTTTAGACCTTAAGCAAACAGTCGCAGTCGATAATGCTGACGTTGCTAATTGTGCTTTCGTTACTAACACCGCTGTAGAAAATGCATTGAGCAAACTTAAAGACGGCAATAGTGCATATCACTTAAATCCTTATGCGGGTGCAGTAGGTGAACAGCAACTAGCTAATAGAAGTTTTATGGTTACAAACAACGTGCCATCAAACCTAACTAAAGGCTCATCAAGTGGTGTTTGTTCTGCAATGATCTATGGAAACTTTAGTGACTTATTAATAGGAATCTTTGGTGAAGTAGAAATCCTTGTTGATCCTTATTCAGCAATGCAAACAGGTGTTACAGCAGTAAGAATCCTACAAGCTGTAGATATAAAGGTTCGTCATGCTGAATCATTTGGAGCTATCCAAGACATAACCACATAA